One window from the genome of Stigmatella aurantiaca encodes:
- a CDS encoding tetratricopeptide repeat protein — protein MSTPRFEALLKSGDVQQAREEAELAFRRNPADRRALIALAKLASLDGDAAKAESYLQKAAGGTPADEVDIGLVRASLLMQRGEAGPAQALYSKLTQSQPPRAEAFYGLGFLLAEANDNTAACAALERAVQLEPEGAVYHFQLARVLFALARLKDAFHHLEQSLRLNPGHVPTYLVFAIALQAGGELEAAEDMLRQGLKVAADEPHLLKALSNVLAAKGDFPGAVEAAEALVRVQPDHPSALGNLARFRMAQRNYADALSLCRKLSERGQATSLSRSVEAMIYETQEPPDLKAAVAAWRSAMKLDPQDWGAANNLGLLLLTRLEGPDVKKQAKEALEEALRRAPEQPEPQLNLALVCAQLEDTARAKELTQGLLARGAALAPELKEQAERLMKQLG, from the coding sequence ATGAGCACGCCGCGTTTCGAGGCACTTCTCAAGTCGGGTGATGTGCAGCAAGCGCGGGAGGAGGCCGAGCTGGCCTTCCGCCGCAACCCCGCCGACCGGCGGGCGCTGATTGCGTTGGCGAAGCTGGCCTCGCTGGACGGAGATGCGGCCAAGGCGGAGTCCTACCTGCAGAAGGCCGCGGGGGGCACGCCCGCGGACGAGGTGGACATCGGGCTGGTGCGCGCCTCGCTGCTCATGCAGCGGGGTGAGGCGGGCCCGGCGCAGGCGCTCTACAGCAAGCTGACGCAGTCCCAGCCGCCCCGCGCGGAGGCCTTCTACGGCCTGGGCTTCCTGCTGGCCGAGGCGAATGACAACACCGCGGCGTGCGCGGCCTTGGAGCGCGCCGTCCAGCTGGAGCCAGAAGGCGCGGTGTACCACTTCCAGCTCGCGCGGGTGCTCTTCGCGCTGGCGCGGCTGAAGGACGCGTTCCACCACCTGGAGCAGTCGCTGCGGCTCAACCCGGGGCACGTGCCCACCTACCTCGTCTTCGCCATCGCCCTGCAGGCGGGCGGCGAGCTGGAGGCCGCGGAGGACATGCTGCGCCAGGGGCTGAAGGTGGCCGCGGACGAGCCCCACCTCTTGAAGGCCCTGAGCAACGTGCTGGCCGCCAAGGGGGACTTCCCCGGGGCGGTGGAGGCCGCCGAGGCGCTCGTGCGCGTGCAGCCGGACCACCCCTCGGCCCTGGGCAACCTGGCGCGCTTCCGGATGGCGCAGCGCAACTACGCCGACGCGCTCTCGCTGTGCCGCAAGCTCTCCGAGCGCGGCCAGGCCACCTCGCTGAGCCGCTCGGTGGAGGCGATGATCTACGAGACCCAGGAGCCGCCCGACCTGAAGGCGGCGGTGGCGGCATGGCGCTCGGCCATGAAGCTGGATCCGCAGGACTGGGGCGCGGCCAACAACCTGGGGCTGCTGCTGCTCACGCGGCTGGAAGGCCCGGACGTGAAGAAGCAGGCGAAGGAGGCGCTGGAGGAGGCCCTCCGCCGCGCCCCGGAGCAGCCCGAGCCCCAGCTCAACCTGGCGCTGGTGTGCGCGCAGCTGGAGGACACGGCCCGGGCGAAGGAGCTGACGCAGGGGCTGCTCGCGCGCGGCGCGGCGCTCGCCCCGGAGCTGAAGGAGCAGGCCGAGCGGCTCATGAAGCAGCTCGGCTGA
- a CDS encoding S8 family serine peptidase has translation MHKTGLKFFAGALTGLVLAGCGTESSQPEPQAPQAAAFELKRSNADRELIPNRYIVVLKKPAQRALAAADVQQLALSVAGQYGAKVSRTYAHALQGFSASMDERQAEALRQDPRVDFIEQDAVVRLSADQAGATWGLDRIDQTDLPLNSTYSYNLTGAGVNAYIIDTGIRLTHTEFQGRAMTGFDAVTAGGTANDCNGHGTHVAGTVGGATYGVAKGVTLHAVRVLDCGGSGTYEGVVAGVDWVTANHVKPAVANMSLGGGVSDALDQAIRNSITAGVVYAVAAGNDNGDACTKSPARTAEAITVGATANTDARASFSNYGSCVDIFAPGQNITSAYHSSDTVTNTISGTSMASPHVAGTAALYLQGNPTASPATVGAALVGFATDGRVTDARPNSPNKLLFSGFIQPGGDVTAPTVALTAPAPDAAVQGTVTLAANAADDVAIKRVEFWLNGQLLGSDETAPYELSWDTLQAFNGPATLVAKAFDTSYNAASSAPLSLTVTNPGFASYDSTRLAPICANVGARCDTGGLINGRGTKGPEANAPNTIASSCADGNSGTYHVDESLDRLSIATVDGGPLLPGKQVTVSATVWAWTTFTSDKLELFHAPDANTPVWTHLATLAPTQAKSQVLTATFTLPAGSLQAIRGLFRYSGTTVVSCSTGGYDDHDDLIFAVGELDAPPTAEVLSPAASAQVQGQVTINARATDDKQVKQVNFYVGGRYISYKTKGTGDEYALTFNSLNFTNGTYPVTVRAIDSAGQQTTSQPVSITIQN, from the coding sequence GTGCACAAGACTGGTTTGAAGTTCTTCGCGGGAGCCCTCACGGGCCTCGTGCTGGCCGGTTGTGGAACCGAATCCTCCCAACCCGAGCCCCAGGCGCCCCAGGCCGCCGCGTTCGAGCTGAAGCGCTCCAACGCTGACCGGGAACTCATTCCCAACCGCTACATCGTCGTCCTCAAGAAGCCCGCGCAGCGCGCACTGGCGGCCGCGGACGTGCAGCAGCTCGCGCTGAGCGTCGCCGGGCAGTACGGCGCGAAGGTCTCCCGCACCTACGCCCACGCGCTGCAAGGCTTCTCCGCGAGCATGGACGAGCGCCAGGCCGAGGCGCTGCGCCAGGATCCCCGCGTGGACTTCATCGAGCAGGACGCCGTGGTGCGCCTCTCCGCGGATCAGGCGGGCGCCACCTGGGGCCTGGATCGCATTGACCAGACGGACCTGCCCCTCAACAGCACCTACAGCTACAACCTGACGGGCGCTGGGGTGAATGCCTATATCATCGACACGGGCATCCGCCTGACGCACACCGAGTTCCAGGGCCGCGCGATGACGGGCTTCGACGCGGTCACCGCCGGCGGCACGGCCAATGACTGCAACGGCCACGGCACCCACGTGGCGGGCACCGTGGGCGGTGCCACCTATGGCGTCGCCAAGGGCGTGACGCTGCACGCGGTGCGCGTGCTCGACTGCGGCGGCTCGGGCACCTACGAGGGCGTCGTGGCGGGCGTGGACTGGGTGACGGCCAACCACGTGAAGCCCGCGGTGGCCAACATGAGCCTGGGCGGCGGCGTGTCGGATGCGCTGGACCAGGCCATCCGCAACTCCATCACCGCGGGCGTCGTCTATGCCGTGGCCGCGGGCAATGACAACGGGGATGCGTGCACCAAGTCGCCGGCGCGCACCGCCGAGGCCATCACCGTGGGCGCCACCGCCAACACCGATGCCCGGGCGTCCTTCTCCAACTACGGCAGCTGCGTGGACATCTTCGCGCCGGGCCAGAACATCACCTCCGCCTACCACTCGAGCGACACCGTCACCAACACCATCAGCGGCACGTCCATGGCCAGCCCGCACGTGGCCGGCACGGCGGCGCTCTACCTGCAGGGCAACCCCACGGCCTCGCCCGCCACGGTGGGCGCCGCGCTGGTGGGCTTCGCCACCGACGGCCGCGTGACGGACGCGCGCCCCAACTCGCCCAACAAGCTGCTCTTCTCGGGCTTCATCCAGCCGGGCGGCGACGTCACGGCCCCGACGGTGGCGCTCACCGCGCCGGCCCCGGATGCGGCCGTGCAGGGCACGGTGACGCTGGCGGCCAATGCCGCGGACGACGTGGCCATCAAGCGCGTGGAGTTCTGGCTCAACGGCCAGCTGCTGGGCAGCGATGAGACCGCGCCGTACGAGCTGTCGTGGGACACGCTGCAGGCCTTCAACGGCCCCGCCACGCTGGTGGCCAAGGCGTTCGACACCTCCTACAACGCCGCCTCCAGCGCCCCGCTGAGCCTCACGGTGACCAACCCGGGCTTCGCCAGCTACGACTCGACGCGCCTGGCGCCGATCTGCGCCAACGTGGGCGCGCGGTGCGACACGGGCGGGCTCATCAACGGCCGGGGCACCAAGGGGCCCGAGGCCAACGCGCCGAACACGATTGCCTCCAGCTGCGCGGACGGCAACTCCGGCACCTACCACGTCGATGAGTCCCTGGACCGGCTGAGCATCGCCACCGTGGACGGCGGCCCGCTGCTGCCCGGCAAGCAGGTGACCGTCTCGGCCACCGTGTGGGCTTGGACGACCTTCACCAGCGACAAGCTGGAGCTGTTCCACGCGCCGGATGCGAACACCCCCGTGTGGACGCACCTGGCCACCCTGGCGCCCACCCAGGCGAAGAGCCAGGTGCTCACGGCCACCTTCACGCTGCCGGCCGGCTCGCTGCAGGCCATCCGCGGCCTCTTCCGCTACAGCGGCACCACCGTGGTGAGCTGCTCCACGGGCGGCTACGACGACCACGACGACCTCATCTTCGCCGTGGGCGAGCTGGACGCGCCGCCCACCGCCGAGGTGCTCTCGCCGGCGGCCAGCGCCCAGGTGCAGGGCCAGGTCACCATCAACGCCCGCGCGACGGACGACAAGCAGGTGAAGCAGGTCAACTTCTACGTGGGCGGCAGGTACATCTCCTACAAGACCAAGGGCACCGGGGATGAGTACGCCCTGACGTTCAACTCGCTGAACTTCACCAACGGCACCTACCCGGTCACGGTGCGGGCGATTGACTCGGCGGGCCAGCAGACCACGTCCCAGCCCGTGTCCATCACCATCCAGAACTAG
- a CDS encoding CpaF family protein, with the protein MSMYNESLRAFLKPVLPYLDDPSVSEIMINGPADVWIERKGKLSKTDATFSEEGLIGAARNMAQFVGRLLNDERPRLDARLPDGSRIHVVIPPIARRGTTISIRKFFREKLNIDALIKYQSLTQQMARLIDAGIHTKLNMLVSGGTGSGKTTLLNIVSGLIPDDERILTIEDSAELQLNQSHLVSFESRPPDKFGKGGVDMGDLLHSALRLRPDRIVVGEVRGGEAFHLMQAMNTGHGGSLATCHANTPTDTLRRIESLCLMSAVELPMVAVRAQVASAINFIICCERLHDGSRKTIALSEVLPLNEKGDYRTQDIFVFTPVTKDADGHVLGYHAPTGIIPTFVSKARAYGFSDLDEAFFDPATYGLPPPPSFQVGSSYEVRWAPSLKHRERGHPDPAEYKKQWADFERKLQEDARGAQDGKAAPVQVQVPAARPLPPAVRPPPPPVQARSAVRPPPPPPLSDEDKTPPPTRNPFVQEEDDLSAPADLVTHAGMPPQDEPKVEVSEDLLAEATLPPSRRPALGTAPKQASGSVPTMRPSAAPPRRPAPGRPAAEDEEDAPAEGQAPGEKTQIRAVPERPRR; encoded by the coding sequence ATGTCCATGTACAACGAGTCCCTCCGCGCCTTTCTCAAGCCGGTCCTCCCGTACCTGGATGATCCGTCCGTCTCGGAGATCATGATCAACGGTCCGGCGGACGTCTGGATCGAACGCAAGGGCAAGCTCTCCAAGACCGACGCCACCTTCTCCGAGGAGGGGCTCATCGGCGCGGCGCGCAACATGGCCCAGTTCGTCGGCCGGCTCCTCAACGACGAGCGCCCCCGGCTGGATGCGCGCCTGCCCGACGGCAGCCGCATCCACGTCGTCATCCCGCCCATCGCCCGGCGCGGCACCACCATCTCCATCCGCAAGTTCTTCCGCGAGAAGCTGAACATCGATGCGCTCATCAAGTACCAGTCGCTGACGCAGCAGATGGCGCGGCTCATCGACGCGGGCATCCACACCAAGCTCAACATGCTGGTGTCCGGCGGCACCGGCTCGGGCAAGACGACGCTGCTCAACATCGTCTCGGGCCTCATCCCGGACGACGAGCGCATCCTCACCATCGAGGACTCGGCGGAGCTCCAGCTCAACCAGTCCCACCTGGTCTCCTTCGAGAGCCGCCCCCCGGACAAGTTCGGCAAGGGCGGCGTGGACATGGGCGACTTGCTGCACTCGGCGCTGCGGCTTCGCCCCGACCGCATCGTGGTGGGCGAGGTGCGCGGCGGCGAGGCCTTCCACCTCATGCAGGCGATGAACACCGGCCACGGCGGCTCGCTGGCCACCTGCCACGCTAACACCCCCACCGACACGCTGCGGCGCATCGAGTCGCTGTGCCTCATGTCCGCCGTGGAGCTGCCCATGGTGGCCGTGCGCGCCCAGGTGGCCAGCGCCATCAACTTCATCATCTGCTGCGAGCGCCTCCACGACGGCAGCCGCAAGACGATTGCCCTCTCCGAGGTGCTGCCCCTCAACGAGAAGGGCGACTACCGCACCCAGGACATCTTCGTCTTCACCCCCGTCACCAAGGACGCGGACGGCCACGTGCTGGGCTACCACGCCCCCACCGGCATCATCCCCACCTTCGTCTCGAAGGCCCGCGCCTACGGCTTCAGCGACCTGGACGAGGCCTTCTTCGACCCCGCCACCTATGGCCTGCCGCCGCCGCCCAGCTTCCAGGTGGGCTCCTCCTACGAGGTGCGCTGGGCCCCCTCGCTCAAGCACCGCGAGCGCGGCCACCCCGACCCGGCCGAGTACAAGAAGCAGTGGGCCGACTTCGAGCGCAAGCTCCAGGAGGACGCCCGGGGCGCCCAGGACGGCAAGGCCGCCCCCGTGCAGGTGCAGGTGCCCGCCGCCCGGCCTCTGCCGCCCGCCGTGCGCCCCCCGCCGCCTCCCGTCCAGGCCCGTTCCGCCGTCCGTCCCCCGCCGCCCCCGCCCCTCTCGGACGAGGACAAGACGCCGCCGCCCACCCGCAACCCCTTCGTTCAGGAGGAGGATGACCTGAGCGCCCCCGCCGACCTCGTCACCCACGCGGGGATGCCGCCCCAGGACGAGCCCAAGGTGGAGGTCTCCGAGGACTTGCTCGCCGAGGCCACCCTGCCGCCCTCCCGCAGGCCCGCGCTGGGCACGGCGCCCAAGCAGGCCTCGGGCTCCGTGCCCACGATGCGCCCCTCCGCCGCCCCGCCCCGGCGGCCCGCGCCGGGACGCCCCGCCGCCGAGGACGAGGAGGACGCGCCCGCCGAGGGCCAGGCCCCCGGCGAGAAGACGCAGATCCGCGCGGTCCCCGAGCGGCCCCGCCGCTGA
- a CDS encoding NAD(P)/FAD-dependent oxidoreductase translates to MTFQQTASPASAALVRVPAREHFRVVLIGGGTAGITVAARLRRRGVTDMALIEPSAKHYYQPLWTLVGAGVSRAEDSVRDEADFIPRGTRWIQERAEEVDPVAREVRTTSGLRVGYDFLVVAPGIQLDWDKVRGLREALQTPCVSSNYDFHLAPKTWEMIRGFRGGTALFTHPATPVKCAGAPQKIMYLAADHWRRTGLREQVKILFGSGGKVIFGVKPFAEVLQGVVNRYGIDTRFQHSLVEVRGDRKEAVFEVPRSEGGTEQVVIGYDLLHVTPPQSAPDFIQKGPLSHAQGPNKGWVKADKYTLQHPDYPEVFALGDASDLPTSRTGAAIRDQAPVLVENLLAVMAGRKPEARYDGYASCPLTTAYGKLLLAEFDYEGKPAPTFPFINTFQERRDMWLMKKHGLPRLYWGFMLRGLA, encoded by the coding sequence ATGACCTTCCAACAGACAGCTTCTCCCGCTTCGGCGGCCCTGGTCCGAGTCCCTGCGCGCGAACACTTCCGTGTCGTCCTCATCGGTGGAGGAACGGCGGGCATCACGGTGGCGGCGCGGCTGCGGCGCCGGGGGGTGACGGACATGGCCCTCATCGAGCCCTCGGCCAAGCACTACTACCAACCCTTGTGGACGCTGGTGGGGGCGGGGGTGTCGCGCGCGGAGGACAGCGTGCGGGACGAGGCGGACTTCATCCCCCGGGGCACCCGGTGGATCCAGGAGCGCGCCGAGGAGGTGGATCCCGTGGCGCGCGAGGTGCGCACCACGTCGGGCCTGCGCGTGGGGTATGACTTTCTCGTGGTGGCGCCGGGCATCCAGCTCGACTGGGACAAGGTGCGCGGCCTGCGCGAGGCGCTCCAGACGCCCTGCGTCTCCAGCAACTATGACTTCCACCTGGCGCCGAAGACCTGGGAGATGATCCGGGGCTTCCGGGGGGGCACGGCCCTCTTCACGCATCCGGCCACGCCCGTGAAGTGCGCCGGGGCGCCCCAGAAGATCATGTACTTGGCGGCGGACCACTGGCGGCGCACGGGCCTGCGCGAGCAGGTGAAGATCCTTTTTGGCTCGGGCGGAAAGGTCATCTTCGGCGTCAAACCCTTCGCCGAGGTGCTGCAAGGGGTGGTGAACCGCTATGGCATCGACACGCGGTTCCAGCACAGCCTGGTGGAGGTGCGCGGGGACCGGAAGGAGGCGGTCTTCGAAGTGCCACGTTCCGAGGGGGGCACGGAGCAGGTGGTCATTGGCTATGACTTGCTTCACGTGACGCCGCCGCAGAGCGCACCCGACTTCATCCAGAAGGGCCCGCTCTCCCACGCGCAGGGGCCCAACAAGGGCTGGGTGAAGGCAGACAAATACACGCTTCAGCATCCGGATTATCCGGAGGTGTTTGCTTTGGGAGATGCCTCGGACCTGCCCACCTCGCGCACGGGCGCGGCCATCCGGGACCAAGCGCCCGTGCTGGTGGAGAACCTCCTGGCGGTGATGGCGGGCCGCAAGCCCGAGGCGCGCTACGACGGCTACGCCTCGTGCCCGCTCACCACCGCCTACGGCAAGCTGCTCCTGGCCGAGTTCGACTACGAGGGCAAGCCGGCGCCGACCTTCCCCTTCATCAACACCTTCCAGGAGCGCCGGGACATGTGGCTGATGAAGAAGCACGGCCTGCCCCGGCTCTACTGGGGCTTCATGCTGCGCGGCCTGGCCTGA
- a CDS encoding uracil-DNA glycosylase, whose protein sequence is MWERLPTGWKKVLAGALEMPSAEALERFVDAERKKATVYPPEDEMFSAFQLTPPDGVRVLVLGQDPYHGPGQAHGLAFSVRPGVRLPPSLLNIFKELRSDLGLPPGMDGSLVPWAKQGVLLLNAVLTVRAGTPNSHAGHGWEAFTDAVIQAVSAGPQPVVFLLWGSYARKKKKLIDTGRHAILESAHPSPLSASQGFFGSRPFSRINQTLKEWGREPIDWRLPA, encoded by the coding sequence ATGTGGGAGCGGCTGCCGACAGGTTGGAAGAAGGTCCTCGCGGGGGCGCTGGAGATGCCCTCCGCGGAGGCGCTGGAGCGCTTCGTGGACGCGGAGCGGAAGAAGGCCACCGTCTATCCGCCGGAGGACGAGATGTTCTCGGCGTTCCAGCTGACGCCGCCGGACGGGGTCCGGGTGCTGGTGCTGGGGCAGGACCCCTACCATGGGCCGGGGCAGGCGCACGGCCTGGCCTTCTCGGTGCGCCCCGGGGTGCGGCTGCCGCCCTCCCTGCTCAACATCTTCAAGGAGCTGCGCAGCGACCTGGGGCTGCCCCCGGGCATGGACGGCTCGCTGGTGCCCTGGGCGAAGCAGGGGGTGCTGCTCCTGAACGCGGTGCTGACGGTGCGGGCGGGCACCCCCAACAGCCACGCGGGGCACGGGTGGGAGGCGTTCACGGACGCGGTCATCCAGGCGGTGAGCGCCGGGCCGCAGCCGGTGGTGTTCCTCCTGTGGGGCAGCTACGCGCGCAAGAAGAAGAAGCTCATCGACACCGGGCGGCACGCCATCCTCGAGTCGGCGCACCCCTCGCCGCTGTCGGCCTCCCAAGGCTTCTTCGGCAGCCGCCCGTTCAGCCGCATCAACCAGACGCTGAAGGAGTGGGGGCGGGAGCCCATCGACTGGCGCTTGCCGGCGTAG
- a CDS encoding DUF3592 domain-containing protein has translation MLCAVIAAVGVVFLGAGLKQLWRASRTQRWPTAPGKVISTDELMHLRKVPEGEGGGSRLLYEAQVHYEYTVGRVLIGSTRVRVTPSETSSEARSQATLARYPPGQELRVFYNPEDPTESVLEPGAHPLDFVRAGVGGTLVLVAGAAPLIARWFAARL, from the coding sequence GTGCTGTGTGCGGTGATCGCCGCCGTGGGCGTGGTGTTCCTGGGGGCGGGGCTGAAGCAGCTCTGGCGGGCCTCGCGCACGCAGCGCTGGCCCACCGCGCCGGGCAAGGTCATCTCCACGGACGAGCTGATGCACCTGCGCAAGGTGCCGGAAGGGGAGGGCGGTGGCAGCCGCCTCCTCTATGAGGCCCAGGTTCACTACGAGTACACGGTGGGCCGGGTGCTCATCGGCTCCACCCGCGTGCGCGTCACCCCCTCCGAGACGAGCAGCGAGGCGCGCTCCCAGGCCACCCTGGCGCGCTACCCCCCGGGCCAGGAGCTCCGGGTCTTCTACAACCCGGAGGACCCGACCGAATCGGTGCTCGAACCGGGCGCACACCCCCTGGACTTCGTGCGCGCCGGGGTCGGCGGGACCCTGGTGCTCGTGGCCGGGGCCGCCCCGCTCATCGCCCGGTGGTTCGCCGCGCGGCTCTGA
- a CDS encoding rhodanese-like domain-containing protein — protein sequence MSPVPIHAVRPPDLPPATAARRIDVREPAEFEGPLGHLPDAELVPLEKLLTAAASWSPSEPLLLICRSGNRSLKAARLLAERGFLQLYNLEGGMLAVREAERAQDGAPRA from the coding sequence GTGTCCCCTGTTCCCATTCATGCCGTGCGGCCCCCGGACTTGCCCCCCGCCACCGCCGCCCGCCGCATCGACGTGCGCGAGCCCGCCGAGTTCGAGGGCCCCCTCGGCCACCTGCCGGATGCCGAGCTGGTCCCCCTGGAGAAGCTTCTCACCGCCGCCGCGTCCTGGTCCCCTTCCGAGCCCCTGCTGCTCATCTGCCGCTCGGGGAACCGTTCCCTGAAGGCCGCGCGGCTGCTCGCGGAGCGGGGCTTCCTCCAGCTCTACAACCTGGAGGGAGGCATGCTCGCGGTGCGGGAAGCAGAGCGCGCGCAGGATGGAGCGCCCCGCGCATGA
- a CDS encoding sulfite exporter TauE/SafE family protein yields MTALLLGACLSLVAGFTLGLLGGGGSILTVPILVYVLGMEPRGAIATSLAVVGVTSLVGMLLHAKQRRVQWREGLLFGAAGMAGAAFGGRLGRAVPSQLLLIVFAGLMFVTAFAMLRPRRAPSEPPAPPPRNPWASVLRNGLGVGVLTGLVGAGGGFIVVPALALVGGLSMPEAVATSLLVICLNSASGFLSAWLTGAPVDWGLAAGMSLATVAGSFLGTSLSRRFSPEGLRRGFALFTVVLGLFILVQELPRV; encoded by the coding sequence ATGACGGCGCTCCTGCTGGGAGCGTGTCTGTCGTTGGTGGCGGGCTTCACGCTGGGCCTTCTGGGCGGCGGAGGCTCCATCCTCACCGTCCCCATCCTGGTGTACGTGCTGGGAATGGAGCCCCGGGGGGCCATCGCCACCTCCCTGGCCGTGGTGGGGGTAACGAGCCTGGTGGGCATGCTCCTCCACGCGAAGCAGCGCCGGGTGCAATGGCGGGAAGGCTTGCTCTTTGGCGCGGCGGGAATGGCGGGCGCGGCGTTCGGTGGCAGGCTCGGCCGGGCGGTTCCCTCTCAACTGCTGCTCATTGTCTTCGCGGGGCTGATGTTCGTCACGGCGTTCGCCATGCTGCGTCCGCGCCGGGCCCCGAGTGAACCTCCCGCCCCGCCCCCGCGCAACCCGTGGGCCTCCGTGCTGCGCAACGGCCTGGGCGTGGGCGTGCTCACGGGCCTCGTGGGGGCAGGCGGCGGCTTCATCGTCGTCCCCGCGCTCGCGCTCGTGGGCGGGCTCTCCATGCCGGAGGCGGTGGCGACGTCCCTGCTCGTCATCTGCCTCAACTCCGCCTCGGGGTTCCTCAGTGCGTGGCTCACGGGGGCCCCCGTGGATTGGGGCCTCGCCGCGGGCATGTCCCTGGCCACCGTGGCCGGATCCTTTCTGGGAACGTCGCTGTCCCGGAGGTTTTCCCCGGAGGGGCTCCGGCGGGGATTCGCCCTCTTCACCGTGGTGCTCGGCCTCTTCATCCTCGTCCAGGAACTGCCACGGGTGTGA
- a CDS encoding sigma-54 interaction domain-containing protein, translating to MNLGGDVPLADALKQSLRALEAFAGPTVLLDAQTRVLALGAQATSLLKSRLKPGQRLSEAFEADPAEKLRTALSAHEALSLTLREPAGPGAPRALRLRATGLTEGPRSVGWAVHLSLAPAEPEAAEELFHGLWTQDPHMRRLFRTIERAARTEASVLVRGESGTGKELTAHALHALSSRAKGPFRAINCAALSPSLLESELFGHVRGAFTGAVRDSPGHFRLAGGGTLFLDEVAELPLELQAKLLRALETHSVIPVGGREPISVDVRIVAATHRALRREVEQGRFRADLMYRLRVVPLFLPSLRERPGDILPLARRFLKDLNARGGRQVLRFSPQAQRQLHEYPWPGNVRELRNVMEYAHVMGEGPVLSEAELPPEFNEQAHPAPRASEAAHRSAAPVGVEDIHRALSQTQGNRAKAAALLGISRITLWRRLRQASEGAER from the coding sequence ATGAACCTGGGGGGCGACGTGCCATTGGCAGACGCGCTGAAACAGTCCCTGCGGGCCCTGGAGGCTTTCGCCGGGCCCACCGTGTTGCTCGATGCCCAGACCCGGGTGCTGGCCCTGGGGGCCCAGGCCACCTCGCTCTTGAAGAGCCGTCTGAAGCCAGGCCAGCGGCTCTCGGAGGCCTTCGAGGCGGACCCCGCCGAGAAGCTCCGGACGGCCTTGAGCGCTCACGAGGCGCTCTCGCTCACCTTACGGGAGCCCGCGGGCCCCGGCGCACCGCGGGCCCTTCGCCTGCGCGCCACGGGCCTGACGGAGGGCCCCCGGAGCGTGGGCTGGGCGGTTCACCTCTCCCTGGCCCCAGCGGAACCCGAGGCGGCGGAGGAGCTCTTTCATGGCTTGTGGACGCAGGATCCGCACATGCGCCGGCTCTTTCGCACCATCGAGCGGGCGGCCCGCACGGAGGCCAGCGTCCTCGTCCGGGGCGAGAGCGGCACCGGCAAGGAGCTGACCGCGCATGCCCTGCATGCCCTCTCCTCCCGGGCCAAGGGCCCCTTTCGGGCCATCAACTGCGCCGCGCTGTCCCCCAGCCTCCTGGAGAGCGAGCTGTTCGGCCACGTCCGGGGCGCGTTCACGGGCGCCGTGAGGGACAGCCCCGGGCACTTCCGGCTGGCCGGCGGGGGCACCCTCTTCCTGGACGAGGTGGCCGAGCTGCCCCTGGAGCTCCAGGCGAAGCTCCTGCGGGCGCTGGAAACGCACTCGGTCATCCCCGTGGGAGGACGCGAGCCCATCTCGGTGGATGTGCGCATCGTGGCCGCCACGCACCGCGCCTTGCGGCGGGAGGTGGAGCAGGGCCGCTTTCGCGCGGACCTCATGTACCGGCTGCGCGTGGTGCCCCTCTTCCTGCCCTCCTTGAGGGAGAGGCCCGGAGACATCCTTCCGCTGGCCCGCCGCTTCCTGAAGGACCTCAACGCGCGGGGAGGACGCCAGGTGCTGCGCTTCTCCCCCCAGGCCCAGCGCCAGCTTCACGAGTACCCCTGGCCCGGCAACGTGCGGGAGCTGCGCAACGTCATGGAGTACGCCCACGTCATGGGCGAGGGCCCGGTCCTCTCCGAGGCGGAGCTTCCCCCGGAGTTCAATGAGCAGGCGCACCCTGCGCCCAGGGCGTCCGAAGCAGCGCACCGGAGCGCGGCCCCCGTTGGCGTGGAAGACATCCACCGGGCGCTCTCCCAGACGCAGGGCAACCGGGCCAAGGCCGCCGCCCTCCTGGGCATCAGCCGCATCACCCTGTGGCGCAGGCTGCGCCAGGCCTCCGAAGGTGCGGAACGCTGA